The genomic stretch GGCGCAGAAGCAGGCCTGGCTGCCGCGCATCTCGTCGGGCGAGATCCTGCCGACCGCGGTCTTCACCGAGCCGGGCACCGGCTCCGACCTGGGGGCGCTCAGGACCCGCGCCGTGCGCGACGGCGAGACCTACAGGATCACCGGCAACAAGACCTGGATCACCCACGCGGCGCGCACCGACGTCATGACCCTGCTGGCGCGCACCAACCCGGACGAGAAGGGCTACAAGGGCCTCTCGATGTTCCTGGCCGAGAAGCCCCGGGGCACGGACGAGAACCCCTTCCCCGCGCCCGGCATGACCGGTGGCGAGATCGGCGTGCTCGGCTACCGGGGCATGAAGGAGTACGAGCTCGGCTTCGACGGCTTCGAGGTCGCGGCGGGGAACCTGCTGGGCGAGGTCGAGGGCGAGGGCTTCAAGCAGCTCATGGCGACCTTCGAGTCGGCGCGCATCCAGACCGCCGCCCGGGCCGTCGGCGTGGCCCAGAACGCGCTGGAGCTGGGCCTCGACTACGCCCGCGAGCGCCAGCAGTTCGGCAAGGCGATCCTCGAGTTCCCGCGCGTCGCCGGCAAGCTCGCCTGGATGGCGGTCGAGACCATGGTGGCCCGGCAGCTGACCTACGCCGCCGCGCGCGAGAAGGATTCCGACCGGCGCTGCGACATCGAGGCCGGCATGGCCAAGCTGCTGGCCGCCCGGGTCGCCTGGGCCAACGCCGACAACGCGCTTCAGGTGCACGGCGGCAACGGCTACGCCGAGGAGTACAAGATCAGCCGCGTGCTCTGCGACGCCCGGATCCTCAACATCTTCGAGGGCGCCGCCGAGATCCAGGCCCAGGTCATCGCGAGAGGCCTGCTGACGCCCGGGCGGAACTGACCGCTCCCGGCGCCTATGCCGAAAGCGCAAACAAGCGCTAGTGGGACGAGCGAATGGCGAGGAGACGGCGACGGCGCGTGACGCTGAAGACCTTCGCCACGGCCGCGGTAATGTCGCTCGCCGCGTCAGCCGGGCTGGCCGACGAACGCGCCGCTGACCTCCAGAGCTTCTGCCTCCATGCAGTCGGCCACAGCCCGGATCAATGCCGCTGCATGACGTCGATGCTTGAAGCCCCGGAGCCGCCCGTCGAGAAAGAGCTCCGACACCTTTTCGTCGCACGCCACCTGTTCTCTGATTGCACGGATAAACTGGTGAAGGATTCGGACGCGCCGATCACGCCAGACGCGTTTCTTGCCATAAAGGAGTCCTGCGAAGCCCTTGCTGCGGAATACCCAGAGGTCATCACTCTTCTGACTGAGGTGGCCTTGACCGATCTGCAGTCGCCGATGGCCTTCAACATCTCCTACGCGACACTCATGGCGCACATCAATTGCCGCTCGGACAGCGCGAGCAAGCCGTCACCCGACGCCGCGCAATGAGGCTGGGAGCGATTCCGCGAAGGCGTCGCCAGTGCCTGGGCCGAACTGAACCAACCGGCCCTCACCCTCCCACAGCTTCGCTGTGGGGCCCTCCCTCTCCCGGCGGGAGAGGGCAAAAACCATCGCCGCCGTTGCACTCCCTCTCCCCGCGGGAGAGGGCCGGGGTGAGGGCCCGTGGGTTCTAGCCCTTCACGATCTCCGGCGCGCAGCGCACCGGGAAGTTGACCGAGTTGGCGATGAAGCACTCGGCGTGGGCGCGTTCGTGGAGCTGCCGGGCCCGCTCCGCGTCGCTCTCGGCGGTGATCGTGACCTGGGGGCGCAGGATCACCTCGGTGAAGCGGCCCTTGCGCGGCTCTTCCAGCATGGTGCCCTCCGCCGCGTCCTCGTAGGCGGTCACCACCACGCCCTTGACCGCGCAGAGGTGAAGGTACCAGAGCATGTGGCAGGCCGAGAGCGCGGCGACCAGCAGGTCCTCGGGGTTGTGCCGCGCCGGGTCGCCCAGGAAGGCCGGGTCCGAGGAGCCCTCGATCGGCGGCTTGCCCGGCACCTCGATCCGGTAGGCCCGGGAGAAGCGCCCGGGGTCCACGGTGGGCCCCTCGGCCGCCCCGGTCCAGCGGGTGGTGGCGAGATAGCTGTGTTCACGAGCCATGGTCACTTCCCGCTCTCTGGTGGGCAGCCTATAACCCTGCCATGGGACGTCGGATCCTCTTCGCCGCTTTGCAAGCCCTGGTCCTGCTCTTGTGGACCGGGAACGGGGCCGGAGCCCAAGAGGTCTGCGGCACGAACCTGGAGATCTCCGGGCCGCACGACCGGGCGCTCGCCGAGACCGCGGCGGCCCTCCGCCTCGACCACGCGACCGCTTTCGTCAGGGTGACAACCTTCGTGAACCAGCGGGGCCGCCTGCCGGACTGCTACCTGACCAAGCGCCAGGCCCGGGACCGGGGCTGGCGCCCGGGCCGAAACCTCTGGGACAGCGCGCCGGGGGCGGCGATCGGCGGCAACCGCTTCCACAACCGCGAGCGGCGCCTGCCGGCCGACTTCGACGGACGCTACGTCGAGGCCGACCTGGATTTCGCGGGCACCAAGCGGCGCGGCGCGCGGCGCCTGGTCTTCGTCGAGCAGGAGACCGGCGGGTGGACGCTCTGGGTCACCCTCGACCACTACGACAGCTTCGTGCGGATCGACCCGCGATGACCGTCCCCCGATGACGCCCCCCCGAATCTGCCGGATCGACGCGGCCGCGCTCGCCGGGATCGGCGAGGTCCACGACCGGCTGGCCGCCGATCTCAGCTTTCCCGATTACTACGGCCGCAACCTCGACGCCCTCTGGGACGTGCTGACCGGAGACCTTGAAGGCCCCGCCACGATCGAGATCGAGGCGGCCGCCGCCGGCCGCGCGCGCCTCGGCCCGGAGTTCGACCGGCTGCTCGAGGTCCTGAAGGACGCCGCGGTGGAGAACGTCGCGCTCACCGTTATCCTGCTTTAGAAAACCGGCGGCACATCGCGCTGGCTTGCGCCCGCCGCCGGCGTTATACCATCGCGATGAGCGGACTTTCCCTGACCCTTCTCGGCATCGCGCTCTTCATGACGCTCGGCGTGCTCTTCGTCGGGCTCTTCGCCATGGCGCGCGGCGGCGACTTCAACAAGAAGTACGGCAACCGCCTGATGCGCTTCCGGATCATCTTCCAGGGCATCGCCCTGCTGCTGTTCGCCGTCGCGATGCTGACAAAGGACTGAGGGAGCCCGAAGCGTGGTTCAATTGACGCGGATCTACACCCGTGGCGGCGACCGGGGAGAAACGTCGCTCGGCGACGGCACCCGGGTCGAGAAGCATGACCTCAGGGTCGCGGCCTACGGCACCGTGGACGAGGCCAACGCGGCCATCGGCCTGGCCCGGCTGCACGCGGAGGGCGGCGCCGACGAGACCCTGAGCCGCATCCAGAACGACCTCTTCGACCTGGGCGGCGACCTTTGCACGCCCGAGCAGGAGAACCCCAAGTACCCGCCGCTGCGCATGACCGCGGGCCAGGTCGAGCGCCTGGAGCGGGAGATCGACGCACTGAACGCCGAGCTCGCGCCGCT from Kiloniellales bacterium encodes the following:
- a CDS encoding acyl-CoA dehydrogenase family protein: MRQETAVTAARRADAPTETSALDQYREALAAAERFIASAKTAVAAKVAPEGRVEAARLEAEQFAAHGYAWLATYGAALKAMVQWAESLDAAGGLGELEGLMLRAAFGEYLAQMTGGIALSQVEVVRPADLGVSQIEMAGFLNDPAVRSLREANSASVRARIAELIAEGDFGEAALGDETLDLIRDQFRKFADDHAEAAHAWHLEDALIPMAVVEALAELGVFGLTAPEEYGGLGMGKMAMCVVTEELSRGYIGLGSLGTRSEIAAELIRLGGTEAQKQAWLPRISSGEILPTAVFTEPGTGSDLGALRTRAVRDGETYRITGNKTWITHAARTDVMTLLARTNPDEKGYKGLSMFLAEKPRGTDENPFPAPGMTGGEIGVLGYRGMKEYELGFDGFEVAAGNLLGEVEGEGFKQLMATFESARIQTAARAVGVAQNALELGLDYARERQQFGKAILEFPRVAGKLAWMAVETMVARQLTYAAAREKDSDRRCDIEAGMAKLLAARVAWANADNALQVHGGNGYAEEYKISRVLCDARILNIFEGAAEIQAQVIARGLLTPGRN
- a CDS encoding OsmC family protein; amino-acid sequence: MAREHSYLATTRWTGAAEGPTVDPGRFSRAYRIEVPGKPPIEGSSDPAFLGDPARHNPEDLLVAALSACHMLWYLHLCAVKGVVVTAYEDAAEGTMLEEPRKGRFTEVILRPQVTITAESDAERARQLHERAHAECFIANSVNFPVRCAPEIVKG
- a CDS encoding ribonuclease domain-containing protein translates to MGRRILFAALQALVLLLWTGNGAGAQEVCGTNLEISGPHDRALAETAAALRLDHATAFVRVTTFVNQRGRLPDCYLTKRQARDRGWRPGRNLWDSAPGAAIGGNRFHNRERRLPADFDGRYVEADLDFAGTKRRGARRLVFVEQETGGWTLWVTLDHYDSFVRIDPR
- a CDS encoding barstar family protein, whose protein sequence is MTPPRICRIDAAALAGIGEVHDRLAADLSFPDYYGRNLDALWDVLTGDLEGPATIEIEAAAAGRARLGPEFDRLLEVLKDAAVENVALTVILL
- a CDS encoding twin transmembrane helix small protein, with the protein product MSGLSLTLLGIALFMTLGVLFVGLFAMARGGDFNKKYGNRLMRFRIIFQGIALLLFAVAMLTKD
- a CDS encoding cob(I)yrinic acid a,c-diamide adenosyltransferase, whose protein sequence is MVQLTRIYTRGGDRGETSLGDGTRVEKHDLRVAAYGTVDEANAAIGLARLHAEGGADETLSRIQNDLFDLGGDLCTPEQENPKYPPLRMTAGQVERLEREIDALNAELAPLKSFVLPGGSPTAAALHLARTVTRRAEREMTLLARREAVNPEALRYINRLSDLLFVLARHVNDRGGGDVLWVPGANR